In Mercenaria mercenaria strain notata unplaced genomic scaffold, MADL_Memer_1 contig_4483, whole genome shotgun sequence, a single genomic region encodes these proteins:
- the LOC128553908 gene encoding zinc finger protein 90-like, with the protein MRKISQKATPYPKENEETCEKQDKWSCPTCGKLGSRAMLSYHKYLHKEEKELSCDKCGKQFQHPTCLKVHLRSHEEKIYKCERCLAKFSRKKYLETHMFKHSGEKPYMCETCGKAYR; encoded by the exons ATGAGAAAAATATCTCAGAAAGCTACTCCATATCCAAAGGAAAATGAGGAAACTTGTGAAAAACAGGATAAATGGTCATGTCCTACATGTGGTAAACTTGGTTCACGGGCCATGCTGTCATATCATAAGTATCTTCATAAAGAAGAAAAGGAACTTTCTTGTGATAAATGTGGAAAACAGTTTCAGCATCCAACTTGCCTCAAG GTTCACCTTAGGAGCCATGAAGAGAAGATTTACAAATGTGAAAGATGTCTAGCTAAGTTTAGCCGGAAGAAGTACCTAGAAACCCACATGTTTAAGCATTCTGGGGAGAAACCTTACATGTGTGAGACTTGTGGGAAAGCCTACAGGTAA